The following coding sequences are from one Paenarthrobacter ureafaciens window:
- the rpmB gene encoding 50S ribosomal protein L28: protein MAAHCQVTGAEPGFGHSISHSHRRNKRRFDPNIQKKRYWVPSLRRNVTLTLSAKGIKVIDARGIDAVVADILARGVKL, encoded by the coding sequence ATGGCAGCACACTGCCAAGTGACCGGAGCCGAGCCGGGCTTTGGACACAGCATTTCGCACTCGCACCGCCGCAACAAGCGCCGGTTCGATCCGAACATTCAGAAGAAGCGTTACTGGGTTCCTTCCCTGCGCCGCAACGTCACCCTGACGCTGTCCGCAAAGGGCATCAAGGTAATTGACGCTCGCGGCATCGACGCGGTCGTCGCCGACATCCTGGCACGAGGAGTGAAGCTCTAA
- a CDS encoding SGNH/GDSL hydrolase family protein, with protein sequence MDFSARYVALGDSFTEGVGDADSSRPNGVRGWADIMAGQLAQSNEGFGYANLAIRGKKLRQIMAEQVDAAVELKPTLVTLYAGANDILRPKIDIDSLLQDYDAGIAKLSATGATVVLFTGFDAKGSKVFGAMRGRTAIYNELVREIAENHGALLVDYWRFDEYDDWRMWDTDRMHMSTAGHLNMAKRVLDVLEHEHVIDVPEPAPQRLLSRAETLRENARWVREFATPWVVRRVRGTSSGDGLSPKYPALVRPDWS encoded by the coding sequence ATGGATTTTTCTGCCCGTTATGTTGCCCTTGGAGACTCCTTCACCGAGGGCGTCGGAGACGCTGACTCCTCGCGCCCCAACGGAGTGCGCGGATGGGCCGACATCATGGCCGGTCAGCTGGCCCAGAGCAATGAGGGCTTCGGGTACGCCAATCTCGCTATCCGCGGCAAGAAACTGCGCCAGATCATGGCAGAGCAGGTGGATGCCGCCGTCGAACTTAAACCCACGTTGGTGACCCTGTACGCAGGGGCGAACGACATCCTGCGTCCCAAGATCGACATTGACTCGCTTTTGCAGGATTACGACGCCGGAATCGCCAAGTTAAGCGCGACGGGCGCAACAGTGGTTCTCTTCACGGGCTTCGATGCCAAGGGTTCCAAGGTCTTCGGCGCCATGCGCGGGCGCACGGCGATCTACAACGAACTGGTTCGCGAAATTGCCGAAAACCACGGGGCCCTGCTGGTGGACTACTGGCGATTCGACGAATACGACGACTGGCGCATGTGGGACACGGACCGCATGCACATGTCCACTGCCGGTCACCTGAACATGGCCAAAAGAGTGCTTGATGTCCTTGAACACGAGCACGTCATCGACGTTCCGGAACCCGCGCCGCAGCGGCTGCTCAGCCGTGCCGAAACATTGCGTGAAAACGCCCGGTGGGTTCGTGAGTTCGCTACGCCCTGGGTTGTCCGGCGGGTTCGGGGAACGTCGTCCGGCGACGGGCTGAGCCCCAAGTACCCTGCGCTGGTCCGGCCTGATTGGTCTTAA
- a CDS encoding MarR family winged helix-turn-helix transcriptional regulator, translating to MTEPRWLNAEERRAWLALLSINTLLPSALDTQLQSAGKLSLFDYNVLAMLSEAEGRYLPMSELAARTSASLSRLSHVVTKLQKRGWVEREAHPGDARVTVAHLTEAGMDTIVSLAPGHVESVRTLMLDSLTPDDVADLARIGEKIVARLDNNHWILRDS from the coding sequence ATGACTGAACCGCGCTGGCTTAACGCTGAGGAACGCCGGGCTTGGCTGGCCCTCCTGAGCATCAACACCCTTCTTCCGTCAGCGTTGGACACGCAGCTGCAGTCCGCCGGAAAGCTGTCCCTTTTCGATTACAACGTTTTGGCCATGCTCTCCGAGGCTGAGGGCCGCTACCTTCCGATGAGCGAACTCGCTGCCCGCACGAGTGCTTCTTTGTCCCGCCTTTCACACGTGGTGACCAAACTGCAGAAGCGCGGCTGGGTTGAGCGCGAGGCGCACCCCGGTGATGCCCGGGTAACTGTTGCCCACCTGACAGAGGCGGGGATGGACACCATCGTTTCGCTGGCGCCCGGACACGTTGAATCTGTCCGCACGCTGATGCTGGACTCGCTGACCCCCGACGACGTGGCGGACCTGGCGCGCATCGGTGAGAAGATCGTGGCCCGGCTCGACAACAACCACTGGATCCTCCGCGATTCCTAG
- a CDS encoding YciI family protein, translated as MFVVSLTYRVPDEIVDFHRPGHMAWLKEAFDGGVFVASGRRVPAVGGVLLSNVDRATLDESLAKDPFYSNGVADFEIIEFNATTVADGYENLLDS; from the coding sequence ATGTTTGTTGTGTCACTGACCTACAGGGTTCCCGACGAGATTGTGGACTTCCACCGGCCAGGCCATATGGCCTGGCTTAAGGAAGCGTTCGACGGCGGTGTGTTCGTAGCGTCCGGACGTCGCGTCCCGGCAGTTGGCGGAGTCCTGCTCTCCAACGTGGACAGGGCAACTTTGGATGAATCCCTGGCGAAGGACCCGTTCTACAGCAACGGAGTGGCGGATTTTGAAATCATCGAATTCAACGCCACCACCGTGGCGGACGGCTACGAGAACCTGCTGGATTCCTGA
- a CDS encoding siderophore-interacting protein gives MSAHPTQATASAVEPMTLAFDVTVSAVQELSPNFRRITFGGYSLRKFGVAGDTLDLRVKLMIPSMDAAGQPIPLPEFTMEEAGWYKEWLAMVPAVRGSMRTYTVRSERLDAVYPEIDIDFVMHFDDSGHGGPAANWALAAKPGDTLTIIGPNNRAAQCTTAGAYGGIEWRPGLAQRVLLAGDETAVPAISAILESLPADITGHAFLEVPSAADFQEISTPANVEITWLARGASIGRSRPHGELLKAAVAKAVPVPGWVGLKGAETAAGPEPEEVNVDQDILWETPQRLDAAAIEATKNPTLPAGALPFYAWIAGEAFVIKEMRRYLVRDVGIDRKQVAFMGYWRRGKAEG, from the coding sequence ATGAGTGCACACCCCACCCAGGCCACAGCGAGTGCCGTGGAGCCGATGACGCTGGCGTTCGATGTCACGGTCAGCGCTGTTCAGGAACTCAGCCCCAACTTCCGGCGCATCACGTTCGGCGGCTACTCCCTGCGCAAGTTTGGCGTAGCCGGGGACACCCTGGATCTCCGCGTGAAACTGATGATCCCGTCCATGGACGCAGCGGGACAACCGATCCCGTTGCCCGAATTCACCATGGAAGAGGCCGGCTGGTACAAGGAATGGCTGGCCATGGTCCCCGCTGTCCGAGGTTCGATGCGCACCTACACCGTCCGCTCGGAGCGCCTTGATGCCGTGTACCCGGAGATCGACATTGACTTCGTCATGCACTTTGACGATTCCGGCCATGGCGGGCCAGCCGCGAACTGGGCCTTGGCCGCCAAACCGGGGGACACCCTCACCATCATCGGCCCCAACAACCGGGCCGCCCAGTGCACCACGGCCGGCGCGTACGGAGGCATCGAGTGGCGGCCGGGCCTCGCCCAGCGTGTCCTCCTCGCCGGCGACGAAACAGCAGTCCCGGCCATCAGCGCGATCCTCGAAAGCCTTCCGGCCGACATCACCGGGCATGCTTTCCTTGAAGTGCCCTCTGCCGCGGACTTCCAGGAGATCAGCACGCCGGCAAATGTCGAGATCACCTGGCTCGCCCGCGGCGCATCCATCGGACGCTCGCGTCCCCACGGGGAACTCCTCAAAGCGGCCGTCGCCAAGGCTGTTCCCGTTCCCGGCTGGGTGGGTTTGAAGGGCGCCGAAACCGCCGCCGGTCCCGAGCCGGAGGAGGTCAACGTGGACCAGGACATCCTGTGGGAAACCCCGCAAAGACTGGATGCCGCGGCCATCGAAGCCACCAAGAACCCCACGCTGCCGGCCGGTGCGTTGCCCTTCTACGCCTGGATTGCGGGGGAAGCGTTCGTGATCAAGGAAATGCGGAGGTACCTGGTGCGCGACGTCGGCATTGACCGTAAGCAGGTAGCTTTCATGGGCTACTGGCGGCGCGGCAAAGCCGAAGGCTGA
- a CDS encoding ABC transporter ATP-binding protein, with product MALLNAKDLTLQYEQRKVVEGLSTEIPEGKVTMIVGANACGKSTLLRGLSRLLKPAGGAVTLDGKDIHARPARELARTLGLLPQHPTAPDGITVRDLVGRGRYPHQGLFRSWSANDDAAVQRALEATATLELAERCVDELSGGQRQRVWIAMALAQETEVLLLDEPTTYLDLAHQVEVLDLVTDLNRTRNTTVAIVLHDLNLAARYADHVIAMKGGCIVAEGPASAVVTEELVHTVFGLDSRVVQDPISGTPLIVPIGRHHAQPATTNQLEIAS from the coding sequence ATGGCCCTCCTTAATGCCAAGGACCTGACGCTCCAGTATGAGCAGCGCAAGGTGGTGGAAGGACTTTCCACGGAGATTCCCGAAGGTAAAGTGACCATGATCGTCGGGGCGAATGCCTGCGGCAAGTCCACTCTGCTGCGGGGGCTGTCACGGCTCCTGAAGCCGGCCGGTGGCGCCGTCACCCTGGACGGCAAGGACATCCACGCCCGTCCCGCCCGCGAACTTGCCCGCACGCTCGGCCTGCTGCCCCAGCACCCCACCGCTCCTGACGGCATCACCGTCCGGGACCTCGTGGGACGTGGCCGGTACCCGCACCAAGGCCTCTTCCGCAGTTGGAGCGCCAACGACGACGCCGCAGTGCAGCGCGCGCTCGAGGCGACCGCAACGCTGGAGCTCGCAGAACGCTGCGTCGACGAACTGTCCGGCGGCCAGCGCCAACGCGTGTGGATCGCCATGGCGCTGGCCCAGGAGACCGAAGTCCTGCTGCTCGACGAGCCCACCACCTACCTGGACCTCGCCCATCAAGTGGAAGTCCTGGACCTGGTGACCGACCTCAACCGCACCCGCAATACCACCGTGGCGATCGTGCTTCACGACCTCAACCTCGCTGCACGCTATGCGGACCACGTGATCGCCATGAAGGGCGGTTGCATCGTGGCCGAAGGTCCCGCCTCCGCGGTGGTCACCGAGGAACTGGTGCACACCGTTTTCGGCCTGGACTCCCGTGTGGTCCAGGACCCCATCTCCGGCACACCCCTGATCGTTCCGATCGGACGCCATCACGCCCAGCCCGCTACAACCAACCAACTGGAGATCGCCTCATGA
- a CDS encoding FecCD family ABC transporter permease: MRTLHKLPTELAVNANPSPKHPHQLSFRRVRSRTFVLALALLVMFAVYVLLGSYTVTIPDFFTIVINHLTGGEKIPGASFIVMEHKLPRAAVGTLIGVAFGLAGALFQTMLRNPLASPDIIGISYGASAAAVTAIVIFGASGAVVSAAALGGALGVAAIIYAISRSAGNGGGNRGNAAGNRLILAGVGIAAALHAVVNFLMTRADIRTAADALVWLNGSLNSANWERAGILAAALLVLIPAAMFLSGPLRMLELGDDAAAGLGIRVNATRLGLVVTAVALSAVATAAAGPVAFVAFLAGPISRRFVRKLSLPASALTGALIVLAADFFASNIAPLILDGTVLPVGVISGALGAPFLLWLLVTSNRKEA; encoded by the coding sequence ATGAGGACACTCCACAAGCTCCCCACCGAGTTGGCAGTTAATGCCAATCCTTCGCCCAAACACCCTCATCAATTGTCATTTCGGCGGGTCCGGAGCCGCACGTTCGTCCTTGCCCTCGCGCTGCTGGTGATGTTTGCGGTGTACGTGCTCCTGGGCAGCTACACGGTGACGATCCCCGACTTCTTCACGATCGTCATCAACCACCTCACCGGCGGCGAAAAGATCCCCGGCGCCAGCTTCATCGTCATGGAACACAAACTGCCGCGTGCAGCGGTGGGTACATTGATCGGCGTCGCGTTCGGCCTTGCGGGCGCCCTGTTCCAGACCATGCTCCGGAACCCCCTCGCCAGCCCGGACATCATCGGCATCAGCTACGGGGCGAGCGCCGCCGCTGTCACGGCGATCGTGATCTTCGGAGCCTCGGGTGCCGTGGTATCCGCGGCGGCCTTGGGCGGGGCGCTCGGCGTGGCTGCCATCATCTACGCCATCTCACGGAGTGCGGGAAATGGCGGCGGCAACCGAGGCAATGCGGCAGGCAACCGCCTCATCCTCGCAGGGGTGGGCATCGCCGCCGCACTGCACGCCGTAGTGAACTTCCTGATGACCCGCGCGGACATTCGCACGGCAGCGGACGCACTCGTTTGGCTTAACGGATCCCTTAATTCCGCCAATTGGGAACGCGCCGGAATCCTGGCCGCGGCCTTACTGGTGCTCATTCCGGCAGCGATGTTCCTCTCCGGCCCCCTGCGCATGCTGGAACTCGGCGATGATGCCGCAGCAGGGCTCGGAATCAGGGTCAACGCCACCCGGCTGGGACTTGTGGTCACCGCCGTCGCGCTGTCCGCCGTCGCAACCGCAGCCGCAGGTCCCGTAGCGTTCGTTGCTTTCCTGGCCGGACCGATTTCCCGCCGCTTCGTCCGCAAGCTCAGCCTTCCGGCGTCGGCCCTCACAGGTGCGCTGATTGTGCTCGCGGCCGACTTCTTCGCCTCCAACATCGCACCGTTGATCCTCGATGGAACCGTCCTGCCGGTGGGCGTCATTTCCGGCGCACTCGGTGCACCGTTCCTCCTGTGGCTCCTCGTCACGTCGAACCGAAAGGAAGCCTGA
- a CDS encoding FecCD family ABC transporter permease: MKLSTTTAAPVERVGGTSAPGNQRGIAPGSNATAPNGPRMAGKRTALLLLAVVVLAAACAASLAIGARGLPLSTIWEAVTTFNPQDGDHAVVIARIPRTVLGLLAGAALGLAGAAMQGVARNPLADPGILGLNAGAALAVVVGIYVFGITSLTGYIWFAFVGAAAAAVVVYAIASRGRDGATPVKLALAGAALSAGLFSLMNVILVSSQDTLDRFRFWQVGSIGGRDWSVLLPALPFLLIGALVVVAGGRVLNGLALGDDVARGLGQNVGLSRGIIGLGIVLLCGSATALAGPIGFLGLVVPHAIRSLTGPDYRWILPFSMVSAPILLIAADVIGRVILLPGEVPAGIMTALVGAPVFVWLIRRGKAAGL; encoded by the coding sequence GTGAAGTTGAGCACGACGACGGCGGCTCCCGTGGAGCGGGTTGGTGGCACTTCGGCGCCTGGTAACCAGCGAGGGATCGCTCCCGGCAGCAACGCGACCGCTCCAAACGGTCCGCGAATGGCAGGCAAGCGCACCGCCTTGCTGCTGCTCGCCGTCGTCGTGCTTGCTGCTGCGTGCGCCGCGTCTTTGGCGATCGGCGCACGCGGGCTTCCCCTTTCAACCATTTGGGAAGCTGTCACCACCTTCAATCCGCAGGACGGCGACCACGCCGTGGTCATCGCCCGGATTCCGCGTACGGTGCTGGGCCTGCTGGCGGGGGCCGCTTTGGGCCTGGCCGGCGCTGCCATGCAGGGCGTTGCCCGCAACCCGTTGGCCGATCCCGGCATCCTGGGCCTCAACGCCGGTGCTGCACTGGCGGTGGTAGTGGGCATCTACGTCTTTGGCATCACGTCGCTGACCGGCTACATCTGGTTCGCTTTCGTCGGAGCCGCAGCGGCCGCCGTCGTGGTCTACGCCATCGCCTCCCGCGGCCGTGATGGTGCGACGCCGGTCAAGCTCGCCCTGGCAGGCGCGGCGCTGAGTGCCGGGTTGTTTTCGCTGATGAACGTCATCCTGGTCTCCAGCCAGGACACCCTGGACCGCTTCCGTTTCTGGCAGGTGGGCAGCATCGGCGGTCGTGACTGGTCGGTTCTCCTTCCGGCACTGCCGTTCCTGCTCATCGGTGCTTTGGTGGTGGTGGCGGGCGGGCGTGTCCTGAACGGCCTGGCCTTGGGAGATGACGTCGCACGCGGACTCGGCCAGAACGTTGGCCTTTCGCGCGGAATCATCGGACTGGGAATCGTTTTGCTGTGCGGGTCGGCCACGGCCCTGGCCGGTCCCATCGGGTTCCTGGGCCTCGTTGTGCCGCATGCCATCCGATCACTGACCGGGCCGGACTACCGCTGGATCCTGCCGTTCTCCATGGTGTCCGCACCCATCCTGCTCATCGCCGCCGACGTCATTGGCCGTGTCATCCTTCTTCCGGGTGAAGTCCCCGCAGGCATCATGACCGCCTTGGTGGGCGCACCCGTCTTTGTCTGGCTCATCCGCCGGGGCAAGGCGGCCGGACTATGA
- a CDS encoding iron-siderophore ABC transporter substrate-binding protein, translating into MASLLPRRALLKTAGSATVALAAVALTLSGCSTGPANSAPASSEAASSAFPVTIKHAFGETTIKEQPKRVVTISWVNDDIAIALGVVPVGVPKNEWGNNDKGSTPWKDEALEKAGAGFGSDKAPVQFSEADGINFTEIAKLSPDVILGAYSGLEEADYKKLSEIAPVVAYPELAYGTPWQESTTMIGKALGKEAEAKKLVEDTEATIKDKVSKYPQIKDKTFIYGNLEPAKGDGVNVYTAIDNRPRFLSDIGMKLAPVVTENTKTNKDFFIPWSAEKANELDSDIFVTWVPDATTAEAIKTDPLLGQIPAIKSGALVADSDNTLTLSISASSPLSLPWALDTFLPQLGKAADAAGK; encoded by the coding sequence ACCCTTTCCGGTTGCTCCACCGGTCCCGCCAACTCGGCGCCGGCATCATCGGAAGCAGCATCGTCGGCTTTCCCCGTCACCATCAAGCACGCCTTCGGTGAGACCACGATTAAGGAACAGCCCAAGCGGGTCGTCACCATTTCGTGGGTCAACGATGACATCGCGATCGCCCTCGGCGTTGTTCCGGTCGGTGTCCCCAAGAACGAGTGGGGCAACAATGACAAGGGCTCAACCCCGTGGAAGGACGAAGCCCTGGAGAAGGCCGGCGCCGGCTTTGGCTCCGATAAAGCTCCCGTCCAGTTCTCCGAGGCTGACGGCATCAACTTCACTGAAATCGCCAAGCTCAGCCCGGACGTCATCCTCGGCGCGTACTCCGGCCTCGAAGAAGCCGACTACAAGAAGCTGTCCGAGATCGCCCCGGTTGTTGCCTATCCGGAGCTGGCTTACGGCACGCCGTGGCAGGAGAGCACCACCATGATCGGCAAGGCGCTGGGCAAGGAAGCCGAAGCCAAGAAGCTGGTGGAAGACACCGAGGCCACCATCAAGGACAAGGTATCCAAGTACCCGCAGATCAAGGACAAGACCTTCATCTACGGCAACCTCGAGCCCGCCAAGGGCGATGGCGTGAACGTCTACACCGCCATCGACAACCGCCCCCGGTTCCTCTCCGACATCGGAATGAAGCTGGCACCGGTGGTCACTGAGAACACCAAGACCAACAAGGACTTCTTCATCCCGTGGTCCGCCGAGAAGGCCAACGAACTCGACTCCGACATCTTCGTCACATGGGTTCCGGATGCCACCACCGCCGAGGCCATCAAGACTGATCCACTGCTGGGCCAGATCCCCGCCATCAAGAGCGGCGCGCTGGTTGCCGACTCGGACAACACCCTGACCCTGTCCATCTCTGCCTCGTCCCCGCTGAGCCTGCCGTGGGCGCTGGATACATTCCTGCCCCAGCTGGGTAAAGCAGCGGACGCAGCAGGCAAGTAA